A single genomic interval of Pyruvatibacter sp. HU-CL02332 harbors:
- a CDS encoding PfkB family carbohydrate kinase, giving the protein MVENKYKAKIKTVEELVDAIGTRPRQQKVIMCHGTFDVVHPGHIRHLMYAGGKADVLVASLTADEHIKKANFRPYVPEELRALNLAALDMVDYVIIDKNEAPLENLSRIQPDYFAKGYEYVSSGLPPKTQAEKDILDSYGGEFIFTPGDIVYSSSRIIEAAPPKIGADKLLSLMEAEGITFDDLRNTLSKMKGVKAHVVGDTIVDTYTYTAMIGGQTKTPTISVRYEGQDDYVGGAGIVAKHLNAAGADVTFSTVLGDDKWRSFVIDDLRTAGVHMREVIDETRPTTNKNAIVCADYRMLKVDTLDNRTISEAIVEKLVDAIKTVESDCVVFSDFRHGIFNKATIPTLSAAIPEGMFKVADSQVASRWGDICEFQGFDLITPNEREARFSLSDQDSVVRPLAQKLYEVSKAKNLILKLGPRGLIAYRPTEDKEDVRSFFAVDTFADDVKDAVGAGDALLSYATLAHVAGGCEVCAAVLGAMAAAVECEHDGNIPVTPDHVLDKINKSEQRANYEG; this is encoded by the coding sequence ATGGTTGAGAATAAATACAAAGCGAAAATCAAGACGGTCGAAGAGCTGGTTGATGCCATCGGCACCCGTCCCCGGCAGCAAAAGGTCATCATGTGCCACGGCACATTCGACGTTGTGCACCCTGGGCACATCCGCCATCTGATGTATGCAGGCGGCAAGGCTGATGTTCTCGTTGCCAGCCTTACTGCAGACGAACACATCAAGAAGGCCAACTTCCGCCCGTATGTCCCAGAAGAGCTGCGCGCGCTTAACCTCGCTGCCCTCGACATGGTCGACTACGTCATCATCGACAAGAACGAAGCGCCGCTGGAAAACCTCAGCCGCATCCAGCCGGATTACTTTGCCAAGGGCTATGAGTACGTCTCAAGCGGCCTGCCGCCCAAGACCCAGGCTGAAAAAGACATTCTCGACAGCTATGGCGGGGAGTTCATCTTCACGCCGGGCGACATTGTCTACTCTTCTTCCCGCATCATTGAGGCAGCTCCACCAAAGATCGGTGCAGACAAACTGCTGTCTTTGATGGAAGCCGAAGGCATCACCTTTGACGACCTGCGCAACACGCTCTCAAAAATGAAGGGCGTGAAAGCGCATGTGGTAGGCGACACGATCGTCGATACCTACACCTACACAGCCATGATCGGCGGCCAGACCAAGACACCGACAATCTCTGTTCGGTATGAAGGCCAGGACGATTATGTCGGCGGCGCCGGCATTGTGGCCAAGCACCTCAACGCCGCAGGCGCGGACGTGACCTTCTCAACGGTGCTGGGCGACGACAAGTGGCGCAGCTTCGTGATTGATGACCTGCGCACCGCAGGCGTGCACATGCGCGAAGTCATCGATGAAACACGCCCGACCACCAACAAGAACGCTATCGTCTGTGCGGATTACCGCATGCTGAAAGTCGATACCCTCGACAATCGCACGATCTCGGAAGCCATCGTCGAAAAGCTGGTGGACGCCATCAAGACAGTTGAAAGCGACTGCGTTGTTTTCTCCGACTTCCGCCACGGCATTTTCAACAAGGCAACAATCCCCACCCTTAGTGCCGCCATTCCCGAAGGCATGTTCAAGGTCGCGGACAGCCAGGTCGCGAGTCGCTGGGGTGATATCTGTGAATTCCAGGGCTTTGATCTGATCACGCCCAATGAGCGCGAAGCGCGCTTCTCTCTTTCGGATCAGGACAGCGTCGTCCGCCCGCTTGCTCAGAAGCTCTACGAAGTATCAAAAGCCAAGAACCTGATCCTCAAACTCGGACCGCGCGGCCTGATTGCCTACCGCCCAACCGAGGACAAGGAAGATGTTCGGTCGTTCTTTGCCGTCGACACTTTCGCCGACGACGTAAAGGACGCGGTTGGCGCAGGCGATGCATTGCTGTCCTACGCAACACTGGCTCACGTGGCCGGTGGGTGCGAGGTGTGTGCAGCGGTGCTGGGTGCCATGGCCGCCGCTGTTGAATGTGAGCATGACGGCAACATTCCGGTGACGCCTGATCATGTTCTCGACAAGATCAACAAAAGCGAGCAGCGCGCCAACTACGAAGGTTAG
- a CDS encoding GDP-mannose 4,6-dehydratase codes for MSKKPVAVVTGGAGFIGSHMVDLLVDEGFEVRVIDSLIGGREANIEHHAKNDVTAEWRDIRSLQPGDKLFSEVDYVFHFAGIGDIVPSIEQPLEYMSANVQGTVHVLEAARAAGTLKKLVYASSSSCYGMAQTPTREDHPIEPKYPYALSKYQGEQAVFHWHEVYGLPANAVRIFNAYGTRSRTSGAYGAVFGVFLRQKLANTPYTVVGDGTQSRDFVYASDVANAFYLAGISDTVGQAYNMGAGDPQSVNKLVELLGGEVTYIPKRPGEPDCTFADITKITKELGWKPKVSFEEGVQRIVQNIGYWAEAPLWDPDSIAKATKTWFEMLSPEEESKKS; via the coding sequence ATGAGTAAGAAGCCTGTCGCTGTTGTAACCGGTGGAGCGGGCTTCATCGGAAGCCATATGGTTGATCTGCTCGTTGACGAGGGCTTTGAAGTCCGCGTCATCGACAGCCTGATCGGTGGTCGCGAAGCCAATATCGAGCATCACGCCAAAAACGACGTGACTGCCGAGTGGCGCGACATCCGCTCGCTGCAGCCCGGCGACAAGCTCTTCTCTGAAGTGGACTATGTGTTCCACTTTGCTGGCATCGGCGACATCGTGCCGTCGATCGAGCAGCCGCTTGAATATATGTCTGCGAACGTTCAGGGCACGGTCCACGTGCTCGAAGCAGCGCGCGCAGCGGGCACACTGAAGAAGCTTGTGTATGCCTCTTCGTCCTCCTGCTACGGTATGGCGCAGACGCCGACCCGCGAAGACCACCCCATCGAGCCGAAATACCCCTATGCCCTGTCAAAGTATCAGGGCGAACAGGCGGTGTTCCACTGGCACGAGGTCTATGGCCTTCCCGCCAACGCGGTTCGTATTTTCAATGCCTATGGCACCCGCTCGCGCACTTCTGGTGCCTATGGCGCGGTATTCGGCGTGTTCCTGCGTCAGAAGTTGGCCAACACCCCCTATACGGTTGTTGGAGACGGCACCCAGAGCCGCGACTTTGTGTACGCCAGTGACGTCGCCAATGCGTTCTACCTCGCAGGCATCTCAGACACTGTGGGCCAGGCCTACAATATGGGTGCGGGCGACCCTCAGTCCGTGAACAAGCTCGTTGAGCTGCTCGGCGGCGAAGTCACCTACATTCCCAAGCGTCCCGGCGAGCCCGACTGCACATTTGCAGACATCACAAAAATCACGAAGGAACTTGGGTGGAAACCCAAAGTATCTTTTGAAGAAGGCGTTCAGCGCATCGTCCAGAACATCGGCTATTGGGCGGAAGCTCCCCTGTGGGACCCGGACTCAATTGCCAAGGCCACGAAGACATGGTTCGAGATGCTGTCGCCTGAAGAAGAGTCAAAGAAGAGCTAG